From the genome of Solanum pennellii chromosome 6, SPENNV200:
ttaaataatttatactaTGCACTAAAAGAATTATACATATTTGAAAGATACAATTAAGTTGAGAGAAATATTACTTGTTCGACGAGGGGAGTGTTAATGAACCAGGGTGCAACCCCATTAACACGAATTCCATCTTTTGCCCATTCACAAGCCAAATTTCGTGTAAGCTGATTCATTGCTCCTGTcatcataatttaataataaaattaataaatataaagtcGAGCTGGAATCGTTGATCGTAAATAGCTGATAAGCTCTAAgtgttgaaaattattttttaaatattgaaattgtttGTATAAATAAATAGTTACTTGTTTGGACATAAGTATCGAAAGTGTTAATAAGTAGTTGATGTGTCTTgttaaaaaatgtttattaCTATACTTAAGTATTTTGTAaacattataaataaatttaatagtaTTCGAGCATACAAAAGGAGgaacaacaaatatatatatcgtaaattttaaaaaatattaaggataaaataataatatatttaatctaACCAAAAGTGTTTATAAACGAAAAATCTTTTATGATCAACTTACAACCTTTATTGTTTATCAAACAACTAATGAACTAAAATATGTTGACTAGTCAGTTGGATCAATCAACTTATATATAAGCTTAGTCAATTACATATCGTGACAAAGCTAAGATTTTAAAAAGAGGGTTCAATGGAGAAGTACAACATACGAACTAATTGAAGAGGATTCGACATATACTTAAAGAGAGTTCAGATGAACCCTAACAGTATGCTGGCTCCGTCCCTTAATACGTACCTTAGTTGTATATTACTCACTATTTAAGGATAGATGAGTACCTTTTGTTGCTCCATAAATAGAAGTACCAGATAGGTGGACAAGACCAGCAACAGAAGACAAGAAAACAATACTTCCAGCTCCAGATGATTTAAGAAGAGGATGAGCAAGTTGACTTAAATGGAATGAAGATTCTAAATTTGTAGCCATCATAAGTGCATAATCTTCACCAGTATATTCAGTAGTAGGCTTCCAAATGTTTGTTCCAACATTGTTTatctacaacaacaatataacataataagGCAATATATATGTCCATCCATGTATTAGTATAAACGTAACGTCGTcatactttcctttttagtatcATGTACTTGGTAATTCTAATATTCTACTTGCATGACATGTTTAAAGTTACGAGATATATGGAATTATAGTTCTTACAAGAATGTTGAGTTTTCCATCAAATTCCAAGGAAACTTTTTCCATGAGTTGTACTCTTTGCTCTTTAGATGATACATCACATACACAACCTTTTACTTGAAGGCCTTTATCAGTCCACTTTTTCAAACATTCATTGAGGATTGATTCATTCCTTGAACATGTATACACTTTTGCACCAAGTTCACAAAGCTCCTCCACAATTGCATgcctaaaagaaaaaacatgtaTATCAATCAGGTTCCTGTTATTCGTATCTGTTCTGAATTGACTATTTCACGTCCAGTGAAGGAATTGAAGGCCCTCACGATTGAGACCCCATGTCCTTTGCCCTCGATCAAAAGTAATCCTTTTTCTTAAGTTACGGatccattttattattatttttcttgcttATAACATTATGATGATCATCATCCTAAGGTTGCTATCTTGAAGACCTAATGTGATCTTTGACatgataaattacataaaagTACACTAACATGGTATCTAGACATCTAATTACAACAAAATAAGTCATCTGATAGTATaaacattatacatatatataaaagttaaattcGAAAAAAAAGCGATAAGATAAGAAGGTTAACCCAATTCCATAAGTGCCTCCAGTTACAAGAGCAACCAAACCATTAAGTGACCATCTGGATCCTCCAACCTTTGCCATATTGTGTGTTTCTTTTGTCAAGCTAATTGATTATTCAAGAGATTGATTGAAACTATATTACAAAAATACTAATTGcttaattacaaaaataagCTACCTAAGTGGCCTATAAATACTGCTTCTTATAAGCTTAATTATCTGGTCTAGTCATATTCTTCTTGATagttacaataataaaaatttgagttttcttGGTTAGAGCTACTTTgaaatgt
Proteins encoded in this window:
- the LOC107022681 gene encoding tropinone reductase homolog At5g06060-like isoform X3; protein product: MAKVGGSRWSLNRLVALVTGGTYGIGENFDRSRWSLNGLVALVTGGTYGIGHAIVEELCELGAKVYTCSRNESILNECLKKWTDKGLQVKGCVCDVSSKEQRVQLMEKVSLEFDGKLNILINNVGTNIWKPTTEYTGEDYALMMATNLESSFHLSQLAHPLLKSSGAGSIVFLSSVAGLVHLSGTSIYGATKGAMNQLTRNLACEWAKDGIRVNGVAPWFINTPLVEQVLGDKEFLEGVISRTPLKRPGEVEEVSSTVAYLCLPAASYVTGQVIAVDGGFTVYGFQQPGY
- the LOC107022681 gene encoding tropinone reductase homolog At5g06060-like isoform X1 — encoded protein: MAKVGGSRWSLNGLVALVTGGTYGIGHAIVEELCELGAKVYTCSRNESILNECLKKWTDKGLQVKGCVCDVSSKEQRVQLMEKVSLEFDGKLNILINNVGTNIWKPTTEYTGEDYALMMATNLESSFHLSQLAHPLLKSSGAGSIVFLSSVAGLVHLSGTSIYGATKGAMNQLTRNLACEWAKDGIRVNGVAPWFINTPLVEQVLGDKEFLEGVISRTPLKRPGEVEEVSSTVAYLCLPAASYVTGQVIAVDGGFTVYGFQQPGY
- the LOC107022681 gene encoding tropinone reductase homolog At5g06060-like isoform X2, yielding MAKVGGSRWSLNRLVALVTGGTYGIGHAIVEELCELGAKVYTCSRNESILNECLKKWTDKGLQVKGCVCDVSSKEQRVQLMEKVSLEFDGKLNILINNVGTNIWKPTTEYTGEDYALMMATNLESSFHLSQLAHPLLKSSGAGSIVFLSSVAGLVHLSGTSIYGATKGAMNQLTRNLACEWAKDGIRVNGVAPWFINTPLVEQVLGDKEFLEGVISRTPLKRPGEVEEVSSTVAYLCLPAASYVTGQVIAVDGGFTVYGFQQPGY